A segment of the Brevundimonas sp. M20 genome:
CGGCAGGGTCGATGCGGGCGGCGATCGAGTTCTGGAAAAGCCGCAAGATCAATGTCCCGGCCGCGAAGGATGACGTGAAGGCCGTGACGAAGCTGATCAACGGCGGAAGCAATGGACTGGCGGAACGCATCGCCCTGACTGACAAGCTCAAGGCCATCTGGCCCGCCTGACTTTTGGCAGCAATCTGAGCTGATCCGCTGGCGGTCGGGGGGCAGGAACGCTATCTGCACCCCGACTGTTTTCACCTAGCTGACCGGGCAAGGATTCTTGTGGCCGATACGAACGCGCGTCCGACTGAAACCCGTGAACAACGGCTGGGCCGGATCGCCTTCCGCGCATGGCGTCGTGGCTTCCGCGAAGCCGATCTGGTGCTCGGGCCGTTCGCTGATCAGGTCGCGCCGACACTGACGCCCGAGGAGCTGGATCTGTTCGAAGACCTGCTGCTGGAGGACGACGATCACGCCCTTTACGCCTGGATCATCCAGACCGCGCCGACCCCCGAGAAATACGACGGCAGCCTGATGACGAAGATCCGCGCCTTCATGGCCGCGCATGTCGCCGCTGAAGTCGCGAAGGGCGCCGGTTGATGGATGTGATGACCCCGACGCGCGGCGATCTGGAACTGGGCGGCGCCCCGGAAGGTCTCGACGCCCTGACTGTGGCGGACCGCCTGCGCGCTGTCGGCGGCATTGGCGTCTTTGTCGCCCGCGACTACGCCCGCATGGGTGAGTTCGCCCAGGCGTTCCGGTTCTTCGCGAACGATATTGAAGTTCTTGAGTTTCCGGCCTGGGATTGTCTGCCCTATGACCGCCTGAGCCCCACCGCCTCGGTGTCGGCCGAGCGGATGGCGGCCCTGACCAGACTGGCCGGGCGCGCCGTGGATGACAGTCACCCTCTGCTGGTCGTCACGACGGTCGCCGCCGCCACCCAGCGCACGCCCCCGCGTGAGGTGACCACGGCCGCCGGCTTCGAAACCACGGTCGGCCTCGACCTCGATACGACGGCGCTGGAACGCTATTTCGGGGCGAACGGCTATGTGCGGGCCTCGACCGTGTCGGAGCGGGGCGAGTTCGCCGTGCGCGGCGGCGTCATCGACGTCTTCCCGCCGGGCTTCGAGGAGCCGGTGCGTCTGGACATGTTCGGGTCCGAGCTGGAGACGATCCGCACCTTCGATCCCGCGACCCAGCGCTCCACCGGCCAGATGCGCTCCATTTCGCTGGCCCCGGTGTCCGAGGCGCTGCTGACGCCCGAGGGTATTTCCCGTTTCCGGACCGGCTATCTGAACCTGTTCGGCGCCGGCGGCGATGATCCGCTGTACGCCGCCGTCAGCGAGGGCGCGCGCCGTCAGGGCATGGAGCACTGGCTGCCGCTGCTCTACGACCGGCTGGAGACCCTGTTCGACTATCTGCCGGATCAGGCGCCGGTCTTCCTCGACAATCAGGCGGAGGCCGCGCGCGCCGAGCGCTGGACCCTGACCGCCGACGCTTACGAAGCCCGTCGCGATGCCTCCCGGACCAAGACCGGGGCCGCCAACCGCGCCCTGCCGCCCGAACGACTCTATCTGCCGGAAGCGGACTGGAACTCGGCGCTTGCGGGCCGCGCCGTGCGTCGGCTGTCGCCCTTCGCGGCCAACGACCAGGTCGGTGGCGAGGATGCGGGCGGTCGTCTGGGCCGCGCCTTCACCGCCGAGCGGTCGCAGGACAGCGTCAATCTGTTCGAGGCTGTGGCCAGACACGCCCAGAGCCTGAAGGCGGCGGGCAAGCGCGTCCTGTTCGCCTCATGGACCGAGGGTTCTTCCGAACGTCTGGCGGCCATGCTGTCCGATCACGGGCTGGAGCATGTGGTCGCCGTGCGCGACTGGGCCGATGTTCAGAAGGCGCCCGACGGCCTGTTCCTGCGCGGCGTTCTGCCGGTCGAGCATGGCTTCGAGACCGAGGCTCTGGCGGTCATCTCCGAGACCGACATCCTCGGCGACCGTCTGGCGCGACCGCGCAAGAAGCGCCGGGCGTCGAACTTCCTCGCCGAGGCGTCCGCCCTGACCGCGGGCGATCTGGTCGTCCACCTGGATCACGGCATCGGCCGTTATGACGGGCTGAAGACGCTCGAAATCCAGGATGCCCCGCACGACTGTCTGGAGCTGATGTACGCGGGCGAGAGCAAGCTCTACCTGCCGGTCGAGAACATCGACCTGCTGACCCGCTACGGCTCCGATACTGACGGGGCGCAACTGGATCGGCTGGGCGGCGCGGGCTGGCAGGCGCGCAAGGCCAAGGCCAAACAGCGTCTGCGCGACATGGCCGAGGGCCTGATCGCGTTGGCCGCCAAGCGCTCGCTGCGCACCTCGGACGCCATCACCCCGCCGCAGGGGCTGTTCGATGAGTTCTGCGCCCGCTTCCCGTATGAGGAGACGGACGACCAGCTCAACGCCATCGGCGACGTGCTGGAGGATCTGGGCAAGGGCACGCCGATGGATCGCCTGATCTGCGGCGATGTCGGCTTCGGCAAGACCGAGGTGGCCCTGCGCGCCGCCTTTGTCGTGGCCATGAGCGGGCAGCAGGTGGCCGTGGTCTGCCCCACGACCCTGCTGGCGCGCCAGCACTTCAAGACCTTCTCAGAGCGGTTCGCGGGCTGGCCGATCAAGGTCCGCCACCTGTCGCGCATGGTCACGGCCAAGGACGCGGCCGAGACGCGCGCGGGTTTGAAGGACGGCTCGTTCGAGATCGTCGTCGGCACCCATGCGGTGCTGAGCGAGCAGGTCGGCTTCAAGGACCTGGGCCTCGTCATCGTCGACGAGGAGCAGCACTTCGGGGTCAAGCACAAGGAGAAGCTCAAGTCGCTTCGCGCCGACGTGCACCTGCTGACCCTGACCGCGACCCCGATCCCGCGCACGCTCCAGATGGCCCTGTCCGGCATCCGCGAGATGTCGATCATCGCCACCCCGCCGGTGGATCGTCTGGCCGTCCGCACCTACGTCACTCCGTGGGACCCGGTGCTGGTTCGCGAAGCCCTGCTGCGCGAGAAGTATCGCGGCGGGCAGGCCTATTACGTGGTGCCGCGCCTCAACGACCTGCCGGATATCGAGAAATTCCTGCGCGAGCAGGTGCCCGAGATCAAGTTCGTGGTCGGTCACGGCCAGATGACGCCGACCCAGCTGGAAGACGTGATGAGCGCCTTCTACGACGGCAGCTACGACCTGCTGCTGTCCACGACCATTGTTGAGTCCGGACTTGATGTTCCGACGGCTAACACCCTGATTGTGCATAGGGCGGACATGTTCGGTCTGGCGCAACTGCACCAGATCAGAGGCCGCATCGGCCGGGCCAAGGCGCGCGCCTTCGCCTATCTGACCACGGACGCGACCAAACCCCTGTCGCTGTCGTCCGAGCGCCGTCTGCAGGTGCTGCAGTCGCTGGACAACCTCGGCGCCGGCTTCCAGCTGGCCAGCCACGACCTGGACCAGCGCGGCGGCGGCAATCTGCTGGGCGACGAACAGTCCGGCCACATCCGCGAGGTGGGCGTCGAACTGTATCAACAGATGCTCGAGGACGCGGTCGCCGAGCTGCGTCAGGCGGGCGAAGGCGGCGTGGTTGATCGCGGCTGGTCTCCGGCCATCAATGTCGGCGCGGCTGTTTTGATTCCAGAGGATTATGTCCCGGACCTGAACGTTCGTCTGAGCCTGTACCGCCGCCTGTCGGACGCCGAGAACACCGAAAGTCGCGAGGCTCTGGCTGCCGAACTGATCGACCGCTTCGGTCCTCTGCCCGATGAAGCGAAACAGCTTCTGCGCATCGTCGGCATCAAGGCCAACTGCAAGACGGCTCACGTCGAACGCATTGACGTCGGACCCAAGGGCGCGGTGCTGACCCTGCGCGACAATACCTTCCCGAACCCGATGGGGCTGGTCGGCCTGATCCAGAAGAACCACGCCTTCTGGAAGATCCGCCCCGATCAGAAGATCGTCGTGAAGGGCGACTGGGATACGCCGGAGGACCGCCTGAAGGTCGCCGAACGCATCACCGCCGATCTGGCGCGGGTGGCGGGAGCGGCGTGACGACGGGGGTCAATCCCCGTATTCGCGCTCGAACTCCAGAGCGTGCTGCAACTGGTCGGCGCGCTCGGCGGTGAAGCTGAGCCAGCAGCTGTCGATGATCACGGCCTGGAGGGTGCCACCGCCCTGCTGTTCCCCGCGGTAGTCGCATTCGGCTTCCCGGAAAGCGATCCAGGCGCGCTGGGCGTCGCGGAGGCCTGCACGCCGCGATTCCGGCAGGCGTCGCATCAGCTCGCGATAGGTCGCATTGAGCCGGCTGTCCTGACGCCGGTGCTCCTGCGATGTACACGCCCGAACCTCCACCGTGATGCCTCGCGCGCGGGCGAGGCAGGCGTCGTAGGCGGCGCTGAGATTGGATTTCTCCTGCATCAGGGCCGCGCCGAACAGCAGGCTCGCCAGAACCGGCATCAGCGCTTCTCCGACGCGCCCACGTCCGCCGAGGCGCGTTCCAGAACGACAGCCGGCGACTCGCCCGGCATGACCTCCGCCACCCCGACCTCGAACTCGACCACGAAGGGCGCGCGGTCGGGGCCGGCGTCGAAGGCGGTGCAGCTGATGACGGCGGCGATGCGGTCGGCGGCGATCCGGGCGGCCGGGCCCTTGGTGGCGGGCAGGGCCAGGGCGAAGACGTCGGCGGACAGGCGGGCCGCGGTATCCTCTGTGCGGATCAGGCGCGAGACCATGGCGCCGATCTGGGGCAGGGCGCGATCCAGCCAGCCGCCCTCGCGCGCGGCGGTCACCGCGTCCGTCTCCGACACCCGCAGCACGGCCACTGAGAGCGGCCGACGGCGCAGGCGCGCCCCCTCCGCAACGCGGGCCAGATGGCTGGCGAACAGCTCGGGCGTGAACAGGCCGGTCGAGGGATCGGTCAGGCCCGATCCGCGTGCGCTCTCCAGCGCCCTGCGGATGGCCACGTGGCGACGGTGCGCCCGCGCCAGCGCCACGATCCGCTGGGCCGTTTCCTCTTCCGGCGTGTCGGCGGCAGCCACGTCCGCGAAGCCGCGATTGTACAGTTCGGCCAGATTGATCTCGCCCGCGCCGCGCAGATAGAGGATCGCCGGCACGTGATAGAGCCGGGTGTTCCGCTTCATGCCTGAGGCGATGGACAGGGCCGGTGCGTGATCCTCGGCGCCCCACAGGACGGCGGCGTCGAACGGGCGTTCATGCAGATAGTCGAAGGCTGTATAGGGCGTCGGCGCGGCCACGACCTCGCAATCCAGCGCGGTCAGGGCGTTGGACAGGGCCAGGAAATGCCGGTCCGGCTTGCC
Coding sequences within it:
- a CDS encoding succinate dehydrogenase assembly factor 2 produces the protein MADTNARPTETREQRLGRIAFRAWRRGFREADLVLGPFADQVAPTLTPEELDLFEDLLLEDDDHALYAWIIQTAPTPEKYDGSLMTKIRAFMAAHVAAEVAKGAG
- the mfd gene encoding transcription-repair coupling factor; protein product: MTPTRGDLELGGAPEGLDALTVADRLRAVGGIGVFVARDYARMGEFAQAFRFFANDIEVLEFPAWDCLPYDRLSPTASVSAERMAALTRLAGRAVDDSHPLLVVTTVAAATQRTPPREVTTAAGFETTVGLDLDTTALERYFGANGYVRASTVSERGEFAVRGGVIDVFPPGFEEPVRLDMFGSELETIRTFDPATQRSTGQMRSISLAPVSEALLTPEGISRFRTGYLNLFGAGGDDPLYAAVSEGARRQGMEHWLPLLYDRLETLFDYLPDQAPVFLDNQAEAARAERWTLTADAYEARRDASRTKTGAANRALPPERLYLPEADWNSALAGRAVRRLSPFAANDQVGGEDAGGRLGRAFTAERSQDSVNLFEAVARHAQSLKAAGKRVLFASWTEGSSERLAAMLSDHGLEHVVAVRDWADVQKAPDGLFLRGVLPVEHGFETEALAVISETDILGDRLARPRKKRRASNFLAEASALTAGDLVVHLDHGIGRYDGLKTLEIQDAPHDCLELMYAGESKLYLPVENIDLLTRYGSDTDGAQLDRLGGAGWQARKAKAKQRLRDMAEGLIALAAKRSLRTSDAITPPQGLFDEFCARFPYEETDDQLNAIGDVLEDLGKGTPMDRLICGDVGFGKTEVALRAAFVVAMSGQQVAVVCPTTLLARQHFKTFSERFAGWPIKVRHLSRMVTAKDAAETRAGLKDGSFEIVVGTHAVLSEQVGFKDLGLVIVDEEQHFGVKHKEKLKSLRADVHLLTLTATPIPRTLQMALSGIREMSIIATPPVDRLAVRTYVTPWDPVLVREALLREKYRGGQAYYVVPRLNDLPDIEKFLREQVPEIKFVVGHGQMTPTQLEDVMSAFYDGSYDLLLSTTIVESGLDVPTANTLIVHRADMFGLAQLHQIRGRIGRAKARAFAYLTTDATKPLSLSSERRLQVLQSLDNLGAGFQLASHDLDQRGGGNLLGDEQSGHIREVGVELYQQMLEDAVAELRQAGEGGVVDRGWSPAINVGAAVLIPEDYVPDLNVRLSLYRRLSDAENTESREALAAELIDRFGPLPDEAKQLLRIVGIKANCKTAHVERIDVGPKGAVLTLRDNTFPNPMGLVGLIQKNHAFWKIRPDQKIVVKGDWDTPEDRLKVAERITADLARVAGAA
- a CDS encoding diguanylate cyclase domain-containing protein, coding for MVLDPRILVVAPDDDLIGPLCQGLDALGWRTVTARSLAGAVQVLIDWPLEAVVLDARLENADDGVRAMRQTVSPRRLPVLAIGEMTPAWEPGLADIAMTQTPHAAQAALRLEHMVRTAIAEEEVTLREATFTARGEPLATPEVETAPLRVLAAGKPDRHFLALSNALTALDCEVVAAPTPYTAFDYLHERPFDAAVLWGAEDHAPALSIASGMKRNTRLYHVPAILYLRGAGEINLAELYNRGFADVAAADTPEEETAQRIVALARAHRRHVAIRRALESARGSGLTDPSTGLFTPELFASHLARVAEGARLRRRPLSVAVLRVSETDAVTAAREGGWLDRALPQIGAMVSRLIRTEDTAARLSADVFALALPATKGPAARIAADRIAAVISCTAFDAGPDRAPFVVEFEVGVAEVMPGESPAVVLERASADVGASEKR
- a CDS encoding lysozyme inhibitor LprI family protein, with translation MPVLASLLFGAALMQEKSNLSAAYDACLARARGITVEVRACTSQEHRRQDSRLNATYRELMRRLPESRRAGLRDAQRAWIAFREAECDYRGEQQGGGTLQAVIIDSCWLSFTAERADQLQHALEFEREYGD